CGTCCCCTTGCGCGCTCTTCCACGCCGCGATCACGGCCATGTCGGAATCCGCCAATATGGCGAAGCGACCCATGTTTGGCACGTCCATGGGGCCGTGCAGCACCTGGCCGCCGTTTGCCTTCGCTGCGTTGGCGGCGGCGTCTACGTCCTTCACGGAAACGTAGCTGGCGAAGTGAGGAGGCGCTGGCACGTCGGCAGGAAGCGCCATCAAGCCGCCGATGGCGTTATCGCCGGCCTTGATCATGTTGTAGGTCATCCCCTCCATCTTCATCTCGTCGAACTTCCAACCGAAGAGCTCGCCGTAGAAGCCCTTGGCCTTGTTCACATCCTTGGTCATGCACTCGCGCCATACGACGCGACCGATGGTGTTGCTCATTGATTCTTCCTTTCCCCTCTCGGGCACAGAAGATGTCGGCTAACATATTTCCTGGGCCGCCCCAACGCGATCTCCGATGGGGAGGAACGGACGCAAATCGGGCCCACGGGACAGCCGCCTGCGCTGCCGGGGGCCTCCGGTGTGCGAGCGGGAGCGCGCGTCGGCGCTGCTACAAGCCCAGTTCCGACTTCAGCTTGGCACAGGCCTTCTTCGCGTCTTCGCTGGCGCATCCACGTTCGAGGAAGCTCCGCGCCTTGTCGACGTCCTTTGGGACCCCCATCTTCCCGCCATGGACGCGCGCGGCCAGACGGCACGCATCGTCGCGACCCAGCTCGCAGCCGCGTTCGATGTACGGAACCGCATCCTTCTTGTCCGTGCCAGGGATGTGTCCCTCCAGAATGAGGAGCCCGAGCTCAGCGCAGCGCTTGCCCTCGCCCGCGGCGCAGGTGCGCTTCAGGATGCCCGCGGCCTTTGCGGGGTCCTTTGCGACGCCTTGACCCTTCATCAATTGTGCGATGGCTTGGAAGCACCCGGGCTTGCTGCCCAGATCGCACGCTCTCGATGCGAACTTGAAGGCATTGGGGTCCGTGGGGTTCGATTCCTGGAGTCTGCTTGCGAGCTGTTGGCAAGCGAAGCGATCACCCTGGGCGCAGCCCTTCTCCATCATCGCGCGCGCCCTGGCCGCGTCTTTCGGCTGACCAAAGGCGCCTTGTTCCAGATAGCTGGCGACGTAGAAGCACGCGATACCAACACCGCCGTTGCAGGCCTTCTCGAAAGCCTTGGCGCCTTCGCTGTAGCGAGCGTGCTCCGGTGACTCCGGCGGCACGACCTTGACCGCCCGGCAGTCGTCGTAGCTGCCTTTGCAGGAGTCGCCGACTCCAGTAAGCACTGTTCCCAAGTTGTAGCAGCTCCCTGCATGGCCCGCGCCGCACTGCTCGCGACACACGGCTTCGTCGCCTGCGGGGCACAAGTACGCTTTCGCGTCCCGTTGCGGCGTGCATTTGCCGTCCGTGAAAGCGTAGCCCGTGGGACAGGGGTTCTCGATGGCACTCGTGGCCGGCGCCTCGTCCGCAGTCCCGTCCGACAGCGGGACCAGCTCGACGCGGATGGCGCTGCGGCACTGCGCCGGCGGCGCGTCCGCATCGGGATTGGCTTTGCGGCACTCGTCGATGGAGCCGTCGCGCGTCGTGACCTGCTTCGCGCTCTCGCTGTTGGTGTCTGTGGACGCCACGAAGATGTCCGCGGCGGCAGCGACCTTTGCACCACTACCGCGCTTCATCACGAAGGCGCCGAGGGTCGCGGAGCGGACGAAGTGAGTCGCTCCTTCGC
This genomic stretch from Polyangiaceae bacterium harbors:
- a CDS encoding VOC family protein, coding for MSNTIGRVVWRECMTKDVNKAKGFYGELFGWKFDEMKMEGMTYNMIKAGDNAIGGLMALPADVPAPPHFASYVSVKDVDAAANAAKANGGQVLHGPMDVPNMGRFAILADSDMAVIAAWKSAQGDGEMPERPGLHTFCWETLSTKDVAKSKAFYAAVFGWKTESGPGGAEVFTAEAGLQVADIQKAEGMPPNWLTYVVIEKLEAARDKAEKLGAKVLMPLIDVPQVGRIAVIADNQGAVLGLFEPGM
- a CDS encoding tetratricopeptide repeat protein produces the protein MKHTAQLLILVGIAGAGCGPGGAAEAVRSEAPTANQALGEEPAPECSSVAAKARPLIVDLDSEGRVDLEVAMKSGLPVVHYGCDGLRVLKDCRLPGDFAFASVSLKEDVLQLTSKDEVRANLPISGVKLAGSLERGTSLDLAMGLVGKTTALTDGATKSGLKGECEGATHFVRSATLGAFVMKRGSGAKVAAAADIFVASTDTNSESAKQVTTRDGSIDECRKANPDADAPPAQCRSAIRVELVPLSDGTADEAPATSAIENPCPTGYAFTDGKCTPQRDAKAYLCPAGDEAVCREQCGAGHAGSCYNLGTVLTGVGDSCKGSYDDCRAVKVVPPESPEHARYSEGAKAFEKACNGGVGIACFYVASYLEQGAFGQPKDAARARAMMEKGCAQGDRFACQQLASRLQESNPTDPNAFKFASRACDLGSKPGCFQAIAQLMKGQGVAKDPAKAAGILKRTCAAGEGKRCAELGLLILEGHIPGTDKKDAVPYIERGCELGRDDACRLAARVHGGKMGVPKDVDKARSFLERGCASEDAKKACAKLKSELGL